A stretch of the Colias croceus chromosome 13, ilColCroc2.1 genome encodes the following:
- the LOC123696956 gene encoding calmodulin isoform X2 codes for MADQLTEEQIAEFKEAFSLFDKDGDGTITTKELGTVMRSLGQNPTEAELQDMINEVDADGNGTIDFPEFLTMMARKMKDTDSEEEIREAFRVFDKDGNGFISAAELRHVMTNLGEKLTDEEVDEMIREADIDGDGQVNYEEFVTMMTSK; via the exons ATG GCGGATCAACTAACAGAGGAACAAATCGCAGAATTCAAGGAGGCGTTCTCACTGTTCGACAAGGATGGCGACGGCACCATCACAACCAAAGAGCTGGGCACCGTGATGAGGTCGTTAGGACAGAACCCCACGGAAGCGGAACTACAGGACATGATCAATGAGGTCGACGCGGACG GCAACGGCACGATAGACTTCCCCGAGTTCCTTACCATGATGGCCAGGAAGATGAAGGACACGGACAGCGAGGAGGAGATCCGCGAGGCGTTCCGCGTGTTCGACAAGGACGGCAACGGGTTCATATCGGCCGCCGAACTGCGCCACGTGATGACGAACCTCGGGGAGAAGCTCACGGACGAGGAGGTTGATGAGATGATCCGTGAAGCGGACATTGATGGCGACGGACAGGTCAATTATGAAG
- the LOC123696956 gene encoding calmodulin isoform X1, which yields MVVTVADQLTEEQIAEFKEAFSLFDKDGDGTITTKELGTVMRSLGQNPTEAELQDMINEVDADGNGTIDFPEFLTMMARKMKDTDSEEEIREAFRVFDKDGNGFISAAELRHVMTNLGEKLTDEEVDEMIREADIDGDGQVNYEEFVTMMTSK from the exons ATGGTTGTCACAGTg GCGGATCAACTAACAGAGGAACAAATCGCAGAATTCAAGGAGGCGTTCTCACTGTTCGACAAGGATGGCGACGGCACCATCACAACCAAAGAGCTGGGCACCGTGATGAGGTCGTTAGGACAGAACCCCACGGAAGCGGAACTACAGGACATGATCAATGAGGTCGACGCGGACG GCAACGGCACGATAGACTTCCCCGAGTTCCTTACCATGATGGCCAGGAAGATGAAGGACACGGACAGCGAGGAGGAGATCCGCGAGGCGTTCCGCGTGTTCGACAAGGACGGCAACGGGTTCATATCGGCCGCCGAACTGCGCCACGTGATGACGAACCTCGGGGAGAAGCTCACGGACGAGGAGGTTGATGAGATGATCCGTGAAGCGGACATTGATGGCGACGGACAGGTCAATTATGAAG